In the archaeon BMS3Bbin15 genome, one interval contains:
- a CDS encoding translation initiation factor IF-1A, translating into MARPQKDEPQLRRLRLPEREEVFGIVEQLRGGSRMLVMCSDNKTRLCRIPGKIRRRIWVKEGDVVIVKPWTVQSDEKADIVWRYTKTQVDRLNNMGLLDFT; encoded by the coding sequence TTGGCAAGACCACAGAAAGATGAACCTCAGTTGAGAAGGTTAAGACTCCCCGAGAGAGAGGAGGTATTTGGTATAGTAGAGCAGCTTAGAGGTGGCTCGAGAATGCTTGTTATGTGTTCCGACAACAAGACAAGGCTTTGCAGAATTCCGGGAAAAATAAGAAGAAGAATCTGGGTCAAAGAAGGTGATGTGGTTATAGTTAAGCCATGGACCGTACAGAGTGACGAAAAGGCAGATATTGTATGGCGCTACACAAAGACCCAGGTTGATAGACTTAACAATATGGGACTTCTTGACTTCACATGA
- a CDS encoding tyrosyl-tRNA synthetase: MDIEERIRLIKGVGEEVVTEEELRQLLETKTVPVAYDGFEPSGLAHLPVGVYRPLLLKDLLDAGVKFKLLLADSFAWINNKFGGDLEKIREAGEYFIEVWKAAGVDMKKVEVIWHKEFFDNPEYWKKVVLVARNHTLRRTMRSLAIAGRGEDISQPTAFVFYPSMQCADIFHIKADICQLGMDQRKVNMLAREIASKKALVQHLDYSGCGVGGKPVIVSHHMLVGLEGLKDKEESSLSKVQAAINAKMSKSKPSSAIFVHDTRKEIKNKIRKAYCPAKIVEGNPILDYSREIIFRAFDELTIERPEKFGGDITYYSYEELEKDYIIEKLHPMDLKISVAEYLNKLIEPIRDHFEKDRRARELYENIASYEITR; encoded by the coding sequence ATGGACATTGAAGAGAGAATAAGACTTATAAAAGGTGTGGGCGAGGAAGTTGTAACAGAAGAGGAGTTAAGGCAGCTTTTAGAAACAAAAACTGTGCCTGTTGCCTATGATGGCTTTGAACCAAGCGGACTGGCACACCTGCCTGTTGGAGTTTACAGACCTCTTCTTCTGAAAGACCTTCTTGATGCGGGAGTTAAATTCAAACTTCTCCTTGCTGACAGCTTTGCATGGATAAACAACAAATTCGGTGGTGACCTTGAAAAAATAAGAGAGGCAGGCGAATATTTTATTGAAGTATGGAAGGCTGCAGGCGTGGATATGAAAAAGGTTGAGGTTATATGGCACAAGGAGTTCTTTGATAATCCCGAATACTGGAAGAAGGTTGTTCTTGTAGCCAGAAATCATACTCTGAGGAGGACTATGAGAAGTCTTGCCATCGCTGGAAGGGGCGAGGATATATCCCAGCCCACTGCCTTTGTTTTCTATCCGAGCATGCAGTGTGCCGATATATTCCATATCAAGGCAGACATATGCCAGCTTGGTATGGACCAGAGAAAGGTGAATATGCTTGCAAGGGAAATAGCATCAAAAAAGGCACTGGTGCAGCATCTCGACTACAGTGGCTGTGGAGTAGGAGGTAAACCGGTCATAGTTAGCCACCATATGCTTGTTGGCCTGGAAGGCCTGAAGGATAAGGAGGAGAGTTCCCTCTCGAAAGTCCAGGCTGCAATAAATGCCAAGATGTCAAAATCCAAACCTTCTTCAGCTATTTTTGTGCATGACACCAGAAAAGAAATAAAAAATAAGATAAGGAAGGCTTACTGCCCTGCAAAGATTGTCGAGGGAAATCCAATACTGGACTACAGCAGGGAAATTATCTTCAGAGCCTTTGATGAGTTAACCATTGAAAGACCAGAAAAGTTTGGAGGAGATATAACCTACTATTCCTATGAGGAGCTTGAAAAAGACTATATCATAGAAAAGCTCCATCCCATGGATTTGAAGATTAGCGTGGCTGAGTATCTTAATAAGCTGATAGAACCTATAAGAGACCATTTTGAGAAGGACAGAAGAGCCAGAGAACTCTATGAAAACATTGCCAGTTATGAAATTACAAGATAA
- a CDS encoding NMD3 family protein: MTRKFCVSCGKTEKELISGLCSECFNREKVKISVDRKVKGMVCRNCFSIYYKRWNSFSGSLEEAAVEAAFVAAENNIYVENIEEPAVGIEALEVISTSPRDYLVTLKIRVKDEKRNIERSLDVKVPVKLSICPTCQRSVSRYYEAIVQLRGLEKKSPDEREKIRAAMEKAILSQNDLNTFISELKKIRGGYDFYVGSAKAARKAVNILRGKYGGFLKESSKLFGMGRNGKELYRITYLLKLPEFSLGNIIEDMGKLYQIIWLKGNLVSLFDLKERRSSGTSLSKIEKNKIVAEKRDYIKAIVTEVRNDEIQLLDMQEYKTFYLHLNIALKVGNEVNTIKLNDTYYLLKTEEED, translated from the coding sequence ATGACGAGAAAATTCTGTGTTAGCTGTGGAAAGACAGAAAAAGAGCTTATATCAGGTTTATGCAGTGAATGCTTCAACCGTGAGAAAGTTAAGATATCGGTGGATAGAAAAGTAAAAGGTATGGTGTGCAGGAACTGCTTCTCTATTTACTATAAGAGATGGAACAGTTTTAGTGGCAGCCTTGAGGAAGCTGCTGTTGAAGCAGCATTTGTTGCTGCTGAAAACAATATATACGTGGAGAATATTGAAGAGCCTGCTGTTGGCATCGAGGCTCTGGAAGTTATAAGTACATCACCCAGAGATTATCTTGTCACCCTTAAAATCAGGGTAAAAGATGAAAAGCGGAATATAGAGAGAAGTCTTGATGTGAAAGTTCCAGTTAAACTCAGCATTTGCCCCACATGTCAGAGAAGTGTTTCAAGGTATTATGAAGCCATAGTGCAACTGCGTGGTCTTGAAAAGAAAAGCCCCGATGAGAGGGAGAAAATCAGGGCAGCCATGGAAAAAGCAATTCTTTCCCAGAATGATTTAAATACCTTCATATCCGAGCTGAAGAAAATAAGGGGAGGTTATGATTTCTATGTTGGGTCAGCAAAAGCCGCCAGAAAGGCAGTAAATATTTTAAGGGGAAAGTATGGCGGTTTTCTGAAGGAATCTTCAAAGCTCTTTGGAATGGGTAGAAACGGAAAAGAACTTTATAGAATAACATATTTACTAAAACTCCCTGAATTCAGCCTGGGTAATATTATTGAGGATATGGGAAAACTATACCAGATTATATGGCTTAAAGGAAATTTAGTATCTCTATTTGACCTGAAAGAAAGGAGAAGTTCAGGTACATCACTCTCAAAAATTGAGAAGAATAAGATTGTGGCAGAAAAAAGAGACTACATTAAGGCGATTGTTACTGAAGTTAGAAATGATGAGATTCAGCTTCTTGATATGCAGGAATACAAAACTTTTTATCTTCACCTGAATATAGCCCTTAAGGTTGGAAATGAGGTTAATACTATAAAGCTGAATGATACTTACTATCTGTTAAAGACTGAAGAGGAAGATTAA
- the ubiE_1 gene encoding ubiquinone/menaquinone biosynthesis C-methyltransferase UbiE — translation MNFLPETLFFVNEFLDIMPSGVREKTVKINRMFSSIADRYDLANTLLSFNTDTFWRRFAVEKTGVTSGNKVLDVATGTGKIAFQLEKKVGVAGFVAGVDFNEEMLKIAKTRAENRRVAFLRQDALRLAFRDNSFDAVTVGFGVRNMASVERAVAEMARVVRKGGRVVILEFTMPRNKIIRALYSFYFFNILPLLGGVIAGDRDAYSYLPESVEAFPKPMELMKIMEKLGMDVEYNLLTFGTVAVHVGVKK, via the coding sequence GTGAATTTTCTGCCAGAAACTCTATTCTTTGTTAACGAATTTTTAGATATCATGCCATCAGGAGTCAGAGAAAAGACAGTTAAAATTAACAGAATGTTTTCATCAATTGCAGATAGATACGACCTGGCAAATACCCTGCTGAGCTTTAATACAGATACTTTCTGGCGAAGGTTTGCTGTTGAAAAAACAGGAGTTACTTCTGGCAATAAAGTTCTGGATGTAGCAACTGGAACAGGAAAAATTGCCTTTCAACTTGAAAAAAAGGTGGGTGTAGCAGGTTTCGTTGCCGGTGTCGATTTCAATGAGGAGATGCTAAAGATAGCCAAAACCAGAGCTGAAAACAGGAGGGTTGCCTTTCTCAGGCAGGATGCTCTCAGACTTGCTTTCAGAGATAACAGTTTTGATGCCGTTACAGTTGGGTTTGGTGTACGCAATATGGCTTCTGTTGAAAGGGCTGTTGCTGAAATGGCCAGAGTTGTCAGGAAAGGCGGTAGAGTTGTAATACTGGAGTTCACAATGCCCCGGAATAAAATAATCAGAGCTCTATATTCCTTTTACTTCTTCAATATCCTTCCCCTTCTTGGAGGAGTTATAGCAGGTGACAGAGATGCTTACTCTTATCTTCCAGAGAGCGTTGAGGCTTTTCCAAAGCCCATGGAGCTCATGAAAATCATGGAGAAGCTCGGGATGGATGTGGAATATAATCTTCTCACCTTTGGAACTGTTGCAGTGCATGTAGGTGTAAAAAAATGA